A genomic window from Candidatus Melainabacteria bacterium includes:
- a CDS encoding alkaline phosphatase family protein — protein sequence MAKKVLIVGWDCASPDWVFDKWINNLPTLKLLFKKSVYGNLTSTIPPITVPAWQCMLTSKDPGQLGVYGFRNRKDYSYDGQYFSNGADILEPAVWDILGKINKKSILVGVPQTYPPRPINGHMVTCFLTPSIKSQYTYPNELRYEIEENIGEYIPDVKQFRTEDRDFILKQIYEATKTRFKTFRHLLKTKEWDFAMIVEMGTDRIHHSFWKFLDPLHPKYEIGNKYENVIPEYYKYLDNELAETLKLVDLNETAIMVVSDHGAKAMIGGICINEWLIKEGLLTLKEYPKTFTPIEKLEIDWSKTKVWGSGGYYARIFINVQGREPNGQIPQSEYKELRAKLKEKIENIKDERGRKLATVAYIPEEIYKTTNRIPPDLIVIFDDLRWRSVGSVGINSIYTYENDTGPDEANHAQEGLYLLFDPKNISSGRRDDKHHLMDIAPTVLDLLGVKIPSDMLGKSICGLGVHV from the coding sequence ATGGCAAAGAAGGTTTTAATCGTCGGATGGGACTGTGCTTCACCTGACTGGGTATTTGATAAGTGGATTAATAATTTACCCACCTTAAAATTACTTTTTAAAAAGAGTGTTTATGGAAATCTTACAAGTACCATTCCACCAATTACTGTACCAGCATGGCAGTGTATGTTAACAAGCAAAGATCCTGGACAGCTTGGTGTTTATGGTTTTAGAAACAGGAAAGATTATAGCTACGATGGTCAGTACTTTTCAAATGGAGCTGATATTTTAGAGCCTGCTGTTTGGGACATACTTGGTAAAATAAATAAAAAATCAATCTTAGTTGGTGTACCACAAACATATCCTCCAAGACCAATTAATGGTCATATGGTAACTTGTTTTTTAACCCCAAGTATTAAGTCACAATATACTTATCCAAATGAACTAAGATATGAAATAGAAGAAAATATTGGGGAATATATTCCTGATGTAAAACAATTTAGGACTGAAGACAGGGATTTTATTTTAAAGCAAATTTACGAAGCAACTAAAACAAGATTTAAAACTTTTAGACATCTTTTAAAAACAAAAGAGTGGGATTTTGCAATGATTGTTGAAATGGGCACAGATCGTATCCATCATAGCTTTTGGAAATTTTTAGATCCCTTGCATCCTAAATATGAAATTGGAAATAAATATGAAAATGTAATTCCAGAATATTATAAATATCTCGACAATGAATTGGCAGAAACATTAAAATTGGTTGATTTAAATGAAACAGCAATAATGGTTGTATCTGACCATGGCGCAAAAGCAATGATTGGAGGGATTTGCATAAATGAATGGCTTATAAAAGAAGGGCTTTTAACTTTAAAAGAATACCCAAAAACATTTACTCCAATTGAAAAATTAGAAATTGACTGGTCTAAAACAAAAGTTTGGGGATCAGGTGGTTACTATGCACGAATATTTATAAATGTTCAAGGTCGAGAGCCAAACGGACAAATACCACAAAGTGAATATAAAGAACTCAGAGCCAAACTAAAAGAAAAAATTGAAAATATAAAAGATGAACGAGGAAGAAAGCTAGCTACAGTTGCATATATTCCAGAAGAAATTTATAAGACAACAAATCGTATACCTCCAGATTTAATTGTAATTTTTGATGATTTAAGATGGAGATCGGTCGGTAGCGTAGGAATAAATTCTATTTATACTTATGAAAATGATACAGGTCCTGATGAAGCCAATCATGCACAAGAAGGCTTGTATCTATTATTTGATCCAAAAAATATTTCAAGTGGTAGGAGAGATGACAAGCATCATTTAATGGATATCGCACCAACAGTATTGGACCTTTTAGGTGTTAAAATACCTAGTGATATGCTAGGAAAATCAATTTGTGGGTTAGGGGTACACGTTTGA
- a CDS encoding helix-turn-helix transcriptional regulator — MQEEKEKTKVIPEEQINSVSNLFSVLSHPVRIKILWLLKKKKQVSVHELQKELNISQSNVSQHLALLRTHKLVTEERKGKEVFYSLVASKKISKVLASAVSLIAYQLTSNSELLSTYNELLSFLG; from the coding sequence ATGCAAGAAGAAAAAGAAAAGACAAAAGTAATTCCTGAAGAACAAATTAATTCTGTTTCCAATTTATTTTCTGTATTATCTCATCCAGTAAGAATAAAAATATTATGGCTTTTAAAAAAGAAAAAACAGGTAAGTGTTCATGAATTACAAAAAGAACTAAATATAAGTCAGTCAAATGTATCTCAGCATTTAGCACTTTTAAGAACACATAAATTAGTAACTGAAGAAAGAAAAGGTAAAGAGGTTTTCTATAGTTTAGTAGCTTCAAAAAAGATATCAAAAGTACTTGCCAGTGCAGTTAGTCTTATTGCTTATCAACTAACATCAAATAGTGAGCTTCTATCAACCTACAACGAACTATTGTCTTTCTTAGGTTAA
- a CDS encoding carbonic anhydrase yields MTNEIHTHELKSILTEKDIPEYLLNTPIAELLKYHNLSTSFKEYEKAQIAIVMCMDNRKQLNVPNRFAYILRTAGARITGNEFKLSFAIGFGDIKHVVLIGHSNCGMVNLTSKKDKIVQGLVKNAGWTKEQAENHFNSFAPFFEIENEIDFVVSESKRLKEKYPNILFVPMIYKVEDNKLYLS; encoded by the coding sequence ATGACAAATGAAATCCACACACATGAGTTAAAAAGTATATTAACTGAAAAAGATATACCAGAATATCTGCTAAATACACCTATTGCTGAACTATTAAAGTATCATAATCTTTCTACAAGTTTTAAAGAATATGAAAAAGCTCAAATAGCAATTGTTATGTGTATGGATAACAGAAAGCAATTAAATGTACCCAACAGGTTTGCTTACATACTAAGAACTGCTGGTGCAAGGATTACTGGCAATGAATTTAAACTTTCATTTGCAATTGGTTTTGGTGATATAAAACACGTTGTATTAATAGGACACAGCAATTGTGGAATGGTAAACCTTACAAGTAAGAAAGATAAAATAGTTCAAGGTTTGGTCAAAAACGCTGGCTGGACTAAGGAGCAAGCTGAAAACCACTTTAACTCTTTTGCACCATTTTTTGAAATTGAAAATGAGATCGACTTTGTAGTTAGTGAAAGTAAAAGACTAAAAGAAAAATACCCAAATATATTGTTTGTACCAATGATATATAAAGTCGAGGACAATAAACTTTACCTCAGCTAA
- a CDS encoding SulP family inorganic anion transporter — MSGLTTGVVALPMAMAFGVASGLGAHAGIYGAMATGIFAALFGGTPGQVTGPTGPLTVVTATLVASHLKHSEHIFAAIVLAGLLQILFGLIKTGQFIRYIPYPVISGFMSGIGIIITIIQINPLFGLKGYGDVEDALLHFIDIPKSFNIQAMLISLFAILIIYLLPLITKKIPAPLVALLVCTFTSVYFNFNLPRIGEIPHGIPLPRIPGISIEDMHLIFYAAFTLAVLSSIDSLLTSLICERITGKRHDSEQEQIGQGIGNIAAGLIGGIPGAGATMRSLVNIRSGGTNYLGGIVHGLFLLAVLVSIGPLASIVPLSCLAGILVTVGIGILDYRGLLSIGKAPKEDVIVMLITLSLTVFVDLIMAVVVGVALSSIFFAKKLSDIGSSSHSSYDSLEHLYEVESQIPLDLRKKIYIYTFNGPLFFGEVKNFDLALTKMKDVKYLIIKFYNVPVIDQSGAYAIEDAIEQLEKRNVKVFFVGMTMQIKAALTKIGTVHKINENHCFDSFEDALLDIDISEKKLSSITSFQARKN, encoded by the coding sequence ATGAGTGGTTTAACTACTGGCGTTGTAGCTTTACCAATGGCTATGGCATTTGGTGTAGCTTCTGGACTGGGTGCTCATGCAGGTATTTATGGAGCAATGGCTACTGGGATTTTTGCTGCATTATTTGGAGGTACGCCAGGACAAGTTACAGGGCCAACTGGTCCATTGACAGTAGTTACTGCCACTCTTGTTGCAAGTCATTTAAAGCACTCAGAGCATATCTTTGCAGCTATTGTATTAGCTGGACTTTTACAAATATTATTTGGGTTAATTAAAACAGGACAATTTATTCGTTATATACCTTACCCAGTAATATCTGGCTTCATGAGTGGTATAGGAATAATAATTACTATAATTCAAATTAATCCGCTTTTTGGATTAAAAGGATACGGTGATGTAGAAGACGCCTTATTGCATTTTATTGATATTCCAAAAAGCTTTAATATCCAGGCAATGTTAATTAGTTTGTTTGCAATTTTAATAATATATTTGCTTCCTCTTATTACAAAGAAAATACCTGCGCCACTTGTTGCTCTTTTAGTTTGTACTTTTACTTCAGTTTATTTTAATTTCAACCTACCAAGAATCGGTGAAATACCACACGGTATTCCACTTCCAAGAATTCCTGGGATTTCTATAGAAGATATGCATTTAATTTTTTATGCAGCATTTACTCTTGCAGTTCTAAGCTCAATAGATTCATTATTAACATCATTAATTTGCGAGCGAATTACAGGCAAAAGACATGACAGTGAGCAGGAACAAATAGGACAAGGAATAGGAAATATAGCAGCAGGTTTAATTGGTGGTATTCCTGGAGCTGGAGCTACTATGCGAAGTCTTGTAAACATTAGGTCAGGTGGTACAAATTATCTTGGTGGAATAGTACATGGCTTATTTTTACTTGCAGTCTTAGTAAGTATTGGTCCTCTTGCTTCTATTGTCCCGCTTTCATGTTTAGCAGGTATTTTAGTTACTGTGGGAATTGGAATACTTGACTATAGAGGTTTACTAAGTATTGGAAAAGCACCAAAAGAAGATGTAATCGTCATGCTTATAACTCTCTCTCTGACAGTTTTTGTAGATCTAATTATGGCTGTTGTCGTTGGGGTTGCACTCTCAAGTATATTTTTTGCTAAAAAACTTAGTGATATTGGTTCTTCATCACATTCAAGTTATGACAGCCTTGAACATCTTTACGAGGTTGAAAGTCAAATACCGCTAGATCTAAGAAAGAAAATTTACATTTATACCTTCAACGGTCCATTATTTTTCGGGGAAGTGAAAAACTTTGATCTTGCTTTAACCAAAATGAAAGATGTGAAGTACTTAATAATTAAGTTTTACAATGTGCCAGTAATTGATCAAAGCGGAGCCTATGCAATAGAAGATGCAATTGAGCAGTTAGAAAAAAGAAATGTAAAAGTATTCTTTGTTGGAATGACTATGCAAATTAAAGCAGCACTGACAAAAATAGGAACAGTTCATAAGATAAATGAAAACCATTGCTTTGACTCTTTTGAAGATGCATTGTTAGATATAGATATTTCTGAAAAGAAATTAAGTTCTATTACTAGCTTTCAAGCCAGGAAAAACTAA
- a CDS encoding iron-containing alcohol dehydrogenase family protein, with protein MNTINVPHNLCILNSNKEVADKLINFINEEGFSKVALITTKTPNYLITNELEVALLGKVEKLKTFQVINASIAYVNQLSLVDFDIVVGVGGGKVIDTAKYAAHINNIPCISIPTSISNDGICSPVAVLKEKQNKYKSLGATIPIALFVPLHLIEKSDEESIISGVGDLLSNLSAVEDCKLANIEANEYIDDYAVMVSKHAAQNVFCEIENYILQRKTREQFLKENLNLVIESLALSGIAMEIAGTSRPASGAEHLISHAIDELFGDLKQHGAQVAFGTYIATFLRAELDYIQKNNFEELKVVLRFMGLPTTLPMIGLTKEQLIEVIIHAPQTRPDRFTILNKIRPDKDYISQVLDRLFTHNLNSLIFV; from the coding sequence ATGAATACAATTAATGTCCCTCATAATTTATGTATTTTAAATTCAAATAAAGAAGTAGCAGATAAGCTTATTAATTTTATAAATGAAGAAGGATTTTCTAAAGTAGCTTTAATTACTACTAAGACTCCTAATTACTTGATTACAAATGAGTTAGAGGTTGCTCTTTTAGGTAAGGTAGAAAAATTGAAAACGTTTCAAGTAATAAATGCTTCAATTGCTTATGTAAATCAGCTCTCACTAGTTGATTTTGATATTGTAGTTGGTGTAGGTGGTGGGAAAGTAATAGATACAGCAAAGTATGCTGCACATATAAATAACATTCCTTGTATTAGTATTCCAACTTCAATTTCAAACGATGGCATTTGTTCTCCTGTTGCAGTTTTAAAAGAAAAACAAAATAAATATAAAAGTCTTGGTGCAACTATTCCAATTGCTTTATTTGTCCCTCTTCACTTAATAGAAAAATCTGATGAAGAAAGCATAATTAGTGGTGTTGGGGATCTTTTGTCTAATCTGTCGGCTGTTGAAGATTGTAAACTTGCAAATATAGAGGCAAATGAATATATAGATGATTATGCAGTAATGGTTTCTAAACATGCAGCTCAAAACGTGTTTTGTGAGATTGAAAATTACATCTTACAAAGAAAAACAAGAGAACAATTTTTAAAAGAAAATTTAAATTTAGTAATTGAATCATTAGCTTTATCTGGAATAGCTATGGAAATAGCTGGAACAAGTAGGCCAGCAAGTGGGGCAGAACACTTAATAAGCCATGCTATTGACGAACTTTTTGGAGACCTAAAGCAACATGGAGCTCAAGTAGCTTTTGGAACATACATTGCTACTTTCCTGCGAGCAGAATTGGATTATATTCAAAAAAATAATTTTGAAGAGCTAAAAGTAGTTTTAAGATTTATGGGTTTACCTACTACATTACCAATGATAGGTTTAACTAAAGAACAATTAATTGAAGTAATAATTCATGCACCACAGACAAGACCTGACAGATTTACAATCTTAAATAAGATAAGACCAGATAAAGATTACATTAGCCAAGTGCTAGATAGATTGTTTACACATAACCTAAATTCTCTAATCTTCGTCTAA
- a CDS encoding sulfite exporter TauE/SafE family protein — MDIFLISFFAFISSLISLFSGFGVNSVMLPVFAIFFPINIAVAFTAIVHFLNNLFKLTLLGKYADKTIVLKFGIPAILTAFFGARTLNFLAGLEPIANYELCHKEFFITPIKLVIATIIFSFALFDILPSLQKFSFDKRLLPLGGLLSGFIGGLSGHQGGLRSAFLIKCNLSKESFIGTGVLIACMVDISRLIAYSSFFLRDILSKNITLLILTILFSLLGVLLGNKLLKKVTYESIQKIVGLMLITVGIMLMVGII; from the coding sequence ATGGATATTTTCTTAATTTCTTTTTTTGCATTTATTTCATCTCTTATTAGTTTGTTTTCAGGCTTTGGGGTTAATTCAGTAATGCTTCCTGTTTTTGCAATATTTTTCCCAATTAATATTGCAGTTGCGTTTACTGCCATTGTCCATTTCTTAAACAATTTATTTAAACTAACACTCCTTGGCAAATATGCAGATAAAACAATTGTTTTAAAATTTGGCATTCCTGCAATTCTTACTGCTTTTTTTGGAGCACGGACATTAAATTTTCTTGCTGGACTAGAACCAATTGCAAATTATGAGTTGTGTCATAAAGAATTTTTTATCACTCCAATAAAACTAGTTATTGCAACAATAATTTTTTCATTCGCACTTTTTGATATCTTACCAAGCCTGCAAAAATTTTCATTTGATAAAAGACTTTTACCTCTTGGTGGATTATTAAGTGGCTTTATTGGCGGACTATCTGGTCACCAGGGAGGACTTCGCAGCGCATTTCTTATAAAATGTAATCTTTCAAAGGAAAGTTTTATTGGAACCGGGGTATTAATTGCCTGCATGGTAGATATTTCAAGATTAATTGCATATAGTTCATTTTTTTTAAGAGATATTTTAAGCAAAAACATTACATTGCTTATACTAACAATATTATTCTCACTGCTAGGTGTTTTATTGGGGAATAAACTACTTAAGAAGGTTACTTATGAGTCAATTCAAAAAATTGTTGGTTTAATGTTAATTACTGTGGGAATTATGTTAATGGTAGGAATTATATGA
- a CDS encoding ArsB/NhaD family transporter — protein sequence MSFNFLFPNLILILAYILITLEKLPRVVIALLGASALLIGKFITQEEAFHYIDFNVIFLLVGMMILVNILKETGGIRYLAIWTLKKVNGSGVLLMIYFALLTAFVSALLDNVTTVLLLGSVTIAIAKDLKINPVPYLITQAIASNVGGTATLIGDPPNIMIGSAAKLDFNQFVINLTPVVLVVLIVNLFTLYLIYKNQLKISQTAKKELEEMSLKGLITDKKLLVRALIVISIVILAFFFHGALNLEAGTIALSGASVLLIFENRKHIWEDVEWTTIFFFIGLFIIVGAVEKVGTIHYLSELVFKLSKGSFEIITFAILWMSGFLSAIIDNIPYTATMIPLIKNLGHHYHDLNPLWWALSLGACLGGNGTLIGASANIIIADMANKSNHPITFIEFLKVGMIVMIEALIICSVYLWWRYL from the coding sequence ATGTCCTTCAATTTTCTTTTTCCAAACTTAATTTTAATTCTTGCTTATATTTTAATTACGCTTGAAAAATTGCCAAGGGTTGTAATTGCACTGCTTGGTGCCAGTGCTTTACTCATTGGGAAATTTATTACTCAGGAAGAAGCATTTCATTATATTGATTTTAATGTAATTTTTTTACTTGTTGGAATGATGATACTTGTAAATATTCTTAAGGAAACAGGTGGCATTAGGTATCTAGCAATCTGGACTTTAAAAAAGGTAAACGGCAGCGGAGTACTACTTATGATTTACTTTGCACTTTTAACTGCTTTTGTTTCTGCTTTGTTAGACAATGTTACTACTGTTTTACTTCTTGGCTCAGTTACTATTGCAATTGCAAAAGATTTAAAAATAAATCCTGTACCTTATTTAATAACCCAGGCAATAGCTTCAAACGTTGGAGGAACAGCAACACTAATCGGGGATCCACCAAACATAATGATTGGTTCTGCTGCAAAGTTAGATTTTAATCAATTTGTTATTAATTTAACTCCAGTTGTTTTAGTAGTCTTAATTGTAAATCTTTTTACGCTTTATTTGATTTATAAAAACCAGCTTAAGATATCACAAACTGCTAAAAAAGAACTTGAAGAGATGTCTTTAAAAGGACTAATTACAGATAAAAAACTTTTAGTAAGAGCACTAATTGTTATTTCAATTGTAATTCTTGCTTTCTTTTTTCATGGAGCATTAAATCTTGAAGCAGGAACTATTGCGCTTAGTGGTGCATCTGTACTTTTAATTTTTGAAAATAGAAAACATATTTGGGAAGATGTTGAATGGACAACAATTTTCTTTTTCATAGGTCTTTTTATAATTGTTGGAGCAGTAGAAAAAGTTGGCACAATACATTATCTTTCAGAACTTGTTTTTAAATTAAGTAAAGGAAGTTTTGAGATTATAACATTTGCAATTCTTTGGATGTCTGGTTTTCTTTCTGCAATTATAGACAATATTCCATACACTGCTACAATGATCCCGCTTATAAAAAACTTGGGGCATCACTATCATGACTTAAATCCTCTCTGGTGGGCACTTTCGCTTGGTGCATGTCTTGGCGGAAACGGAACTTTAATTGGAGCAAGTGCAAATATAATAATCGCAGACATGGCAAACAAAAGTAATCATCCAATAACATTTATAGAATTTTTAAAAGTTGGGATGATTGTAATGATAGAAGCTTTAATTATTTGTAGTGTTTATTTGTGGTGGAGATATCTCTAA
- a CDS encoding Fic family protein, with translation MYPLYKITNKSISLIAEISALLGKLEGFTSTIPTPQLRKQNKIKTIHGTLSIEGNTLSIGQITAIIENKRVIGPKKDIIEVNNAIKAYEDLSKCNPNSLDSLCKAHKVFMQGLVNNAGKVRASNVGILKGNKASHIAPQPKMLPKLLKNLFDYLTKNKKDEHLLIRSTVFHYEFEFIHPFIDGNGRLGRFWQTIILYNYNPIFQYIPIESIIKENQQDYYLALEQSDKQGESTIFVEFMLGIIYNSLNRYYSEFKPETVSTEQRITKAKEYFKSTKFSRKNYIDLFKNISTATASRDLKYCVDKKLAEKYGDKRLTSYKFK, from the coding sequence ATGTATCCTCTTTATAAAATTACAAATAAATCAATATCCTTAATTGCTGAGATTTCTGCATTACTTGGGAAATTAGAAGGATTTACTTCAACTATACCAACTCCGCAACTAAGAAAGCAAAATAAAATTAAGACCATTCACGGCACACTATCAATTGAAGGCAATACTTTATCTATTGGACAAATAACTGCAATTATTGAAAACAAAAGAGTAATTGGTCCAAAAAAAGATATTATTGAAGTCAATAATGCAATAAAGGCTTATGAAGATTTAAGTAAATGTAATCCAAACTCACTAGACTCACTGTGTAAAGCGCACAAAGTTTTTATGCAAGGCTTAGTTAATAATGCTGGTAAAGTCAGAGCAAGCAATGTAGGAATTCTAAAAGGAAATAAAGCTTCACATATTGCTCCTCAGCCAAAAATGTTGCCTAAGCTTTTAAAAAATCTTTTTGATTATCTAACTAAAAACAAAAAAGATGAACATCTATTAATACGAAGCACAGTTTTTCATTATGAATTTGAGTTTATTCATCCATTTATTGATGGTAATGGTAGATTGGGAAGATTCTGGCAAACTATAATTCTTTATAATTACAACCCTATATTTCAATACATTCCAATTGAGTCAATAATTAAAGAGAATCAGCAGGATTATTATTTAGCTTTAGAGCAATCTGATAAACAAGGAGAATCAACAATATTTGTCGAATTTATGTTGGGCATCATTTATAATTCACTAAATAGATATTATTCTGAATTTAAGCCCGAAACAGTAAGCACTGAACAAAGAATAACTAAAGCTAAGGAATACTTTAAAAGTACAAAGTTTAGCAGGAAAAATTATATTGATTTGTTTAAAAACATCTCAACTGCAACAGCTAGCAGGGATCTAAAATATTGTGTAGATAAAAAGCTGGCAGAAAAATATGGGGATAAAAGATTAACTTCTTACAAATTTAAATAG
- a CDS encoding cation:proton antiporter, which produces MALLLFLLIGILAGSDGPGGIYFDNSKLAQQLGIVGLVFILFAGGFDTKWEEVKPIAFKGLSLATLGIVVSTFLVGLFAYKVLSFSWLES; this is translated from the coding sequence ATAGCACTTTTATTGTTTCTGTTAATTGGGATACTTGCTGGTTCAGATGGCCCAGGGGGTATTTATTTTGATAATTCAAAGCTTGCACAACAACTTGGAATAGTGGGACTTGTATTTATTTTATTTGCAGGTGGATTTGATACAAAGTGGGAAGAAGTAAAGCCAATTGCTTTTAAAGGACTATCACTTGCAACATTAGGAATAGTTGTTTCAACATTTTTAGTTGGCCTATTTGCATATAAAGTGCTTAGTTTTTCCTGGCTTGAAAGCTAG
- a CDS encoding phosphocholine cytidylyltransferase family protein has product MKKAIILAAGAGQRLGELTSDIPKCLLKADSKNCLIDFSLESLKEINIKEIIFVTGHKEERLKEHINKKWSDQFIFRFIFNEKFKEYNNIYSAYLARNIWDDETILLNSDIIFHQDILKNLALSSQLSALSSFLIIDNKKELISEDMKVKIDSSSKIIEINKNLDIATSYGEYIGITYLRGIERVKFLESVELNIKNNNFDLYYEDALAQVLNEVSISPCSTEGNIWTEVDTLEDFEMAKNISSQIKKLALL; this is encoded by the coding sequence ATGAAAAAAGCAATTATATTAGCAGCTGGTGCAGGACAAAGACTTGGTGAGCTTACTAGTGATATCCCGAAATGCCTTTTAAAAGCAGATTCTAAGAACTGTTTAATTGATTTTTCCCTTGAATCTTTAAAAGAAATAAACATAAAAGAGATTATTTTTGTAACAGGACACAAAGAAGAAAGATTAAAAGAGCATATAAATAAAAAGTGGTCAGATCAATTTATTTTTCGATTTATTTTTAACGAAAAATTTAAAGAATACAATAATATTTATTCTGCTTACCTTGCAAGAAATATTTGGGATGATGAAACAATATTATTGAATTCAGATATTATTTTTCATCAGGATATTTTAAAAAATTTAGCTCTCAGCTCTCAGCTTTCAGCGCTCAGCTCTTTTCTTATTATTGACAACAAAAAAGAACTTATCTCTGAAGATATGAAAGTTAAAATAGATTCAAGCAGTAAAATCATTGAAATTAATAAGAATCTAGACATTGCTACTTCATATGGTGAATACATTGGAATTACCTACTTAAGAGGAATAGAAAGAGTTAAATTCTTAGAATCAGTTGAACTTAATATTAAAAATAACAACTTTGATTTATACTATGAAGATGCATTAGCACAAGTGTTAAATGAAGTATCTATTTCTCCATGCTCTACAGAAGGTAACATTTGGACAGAAGTAGATACACTTGAGGATTTTGAGATGGCTAAAAATATTTCAAGCCAAATCAAAAAATTAGCATTACTATGA